From Polynucleobacter sp. JS-JIR-II-b4, a single genomic window includes:
- a CDS encoding glycosyltransferase has translation MKILFIHQNFPGQFKHLAPALSQLGHDVRALTMNDRRVPGIQSTKYSVKQSTSKTIFPLATDFETKLIRAEGCAQALKKLLESGFYPDLVIAHPGWGETMFLKDIFPNTKQLHFLEFYYNNTGGDVGFDPEFDNIYTDASFRVTVKNAHVLMALNDMDRAYAPTQWQKSRYPKAFHSKIDVIFDGINTSEVKPSTNFNRSQVSLKNANGQTRTLHEGDQVITFVNRNLEPYRGYHVFMRALPQILKKNPKAIVIIVGGDATSYGSAPPPGKTWKSVYLDEVKDRLDLSRVFFLGNLAYEHYLHVLRLSDCHVYLTYPFVLSWSCLEAMSMECVVVGSDTPPVAEVIEHGHNGLLVDFFDIEKLSDQITKVLVSPNDFLQMRKNARQTVVERYDLHAMSLPRQLAIVEEMLQESK, from the coding sequence ATGAAAATTCTATTCATCCATCAAAATTTCCCCGGTCAATTTAAGCACCTGGCTCCCGCCTTAAGCCAATTGGGCCATGATGTGCGCGCGCTGACGATGAATGATAGGCGGGTACCGGGTATTCAATCGACGAAGTATTCCGTCAAGCAGTCCACTAGTAAAACGATTTTTCCACTCGCGACAGATTTTGAAACTAAGCTGATTCGTGCTGAGGGATGCGCGCAAGCCTTAAAGAAATTATTGGAAAGCGGCTTTTACCCTGATCTGGTCATTGCCCACCCTGGCTGGGGTGAAACGATGTTTTTAAAAGATATCTTTCCAAATACCAAACAACTTCATTTCCTCGAGTTCTACTACAACAACACCGGTGGTGATGTTGGATTTGATCCTGAATTCGATAATATCTATACCGACGCTTCTTTCCGTGTAACCGTTAAAAATGCTCATGTTTTAATGGCTTTAAACGATATGGACAGAGCCTATGCCCCGACACAGTGGCAAAAGTCGCGCTATCCAAAAGCATTCCATTCAAAAATTGATGTGATTTTTGATGGTATTAATACCTCTGAGGTGAAGCCATCAACGAACTTTAATAGGTCTCAAGTCAGCCTAAAAAATGCTAACGGCCAGACTCGGACGCTGCATGAAGGCGATCAAGTAATTACTTTTGTTAACCGAAATCTTGAGCCGTATCGTGGCTATCATGTTTTTATGCGGGCCTTACCGCAAATTCTTAAGAAAAACCCCAAGGCAATTGTCATCATAGTTGGTGGTGATGCAACTTCATATGGTTCTGCGCCGCCGCCGGGAAAAACATGGAAGTCGGTTTATTTGGATGAAGTTAAAGATCGTCTGGATTTATCCAGAGTCTTTTTTTTAGGAAATTTGGCCTATGAACATTATCTTCATGTTTTAAGGCTCAGTGATTGCCATGTCTACTTAACTTATCCCTTTGTCTTGTCTTGGAGTTGTTTGGAGGCTATGAGCATGGAGTGTGTTGTGGTCGGATCTGATACACCCCCGGTGGCCGAAGTGATTGAGCATGGGCATAATGGATTGCTGGTAGATTTTTTTGATATTGAAAAATTATCAGATCAAATCACCAAAGTACTTGTTTCACCAAATGACTTCTTACAGATGCGTAAAAATGCTCGTCAAACAGTTGTGGAGCGCTATGATTTGCACGCAATGTCTTTGCCTAGACAATTGGCTATCGTTGAGGAAATGTTACAAGAAAGTAAGTAA